One genomic window of Punica granatum isolate Tunisia-2019 chromosome 1, ASM765513v2, whole genome shotgun sequence includes the following:
- the LOC116193263 gene encoding peroxisomal 2,4-dienoyl-CoA reductase-like produces the protein MESPFKSDILHGKVALITGGGSGIGFEISTQYGKHGASVAIMGRRKAVLDSAVSALQSLGIPAVGFEGDVRKQEDAKRVVESTVKHFGRLDILVNAAAGNFLVSAEDLSPNGFRTVMDIDTVGTFTMCHEALNYLKKGGKGRSSSNGGMILNISATLHYTAAWYQIHVSAAKAAVDALARNLALEWGADYDIRVNGIAPGPISDTPGMSKLVPDEIESKAREYMPLYKLGDKWDIAMAALYLASDAGKYVNGATLVVDGGLWLSRPRHLSKEAVKQLSRAVEKRSRDAPVGVPKRSKL, from the exons atggagtcGCCGTTCAAGTCCGATATCCTGCATGGGAAGGTCGCCCTGATAACCGGCGGCGGTTCAGGGATCGGGTTCGAGATCTCCACCCAATACGGGAAGCATGGAGCCTCGGTCGCGATCATGGGCCGCCGCAAGGCCGTCCTCGACTCCGCCGTCTCCGCTCTCCAGTCTCTCGGGATTCCG GCGGTCGGTTTCGAGGGCGATGTGCGGAAGCAAGAAGATGCCAAGAGGGTAGTGGAATCGACAGTCAAGCATTTCGGCCGGCTGGACATTCTGGTGAATGCTGCAGCTGGAAATTTTCTGGTTTCAGCTGAAGATTTGTCTCCTAATGGATTTCGGACAG TGATGGACATTGATACTGTTGGCACATTTACAATGTGCCACGAAGCTCTCAACTACCTTAAGAAAGGAGGGAAAGGCAGGAGCTCATCAAATGGTGGAATGATTTTGAACATTAGTGCTACTTTGCATTACACGGCAGCTTGGTATCAAATCCATGTATCTGCTGCAAAG GCAGCTGTTGATGCACTCGCAAGAAACCTGGCCCTAGAGTGGGGAGCCGATTATGATATTAGAGTCAATGGAATTGCACCTGGGCCTATCAGCGATACTCCTGGAATGAGTAAACTTGTTCCTGATGAGATCGAAAGCAAGGCGAGAGAGTATATGCCTCTGTACAAGCTGGGAGACAAATGGGATATTGCAATGGCAGCGCTATATCTTGCTTCTGATGCCG GTAAATATGTTAATGGAGCCACGCTCGTGGTAGATGGAGGCCTGTGGCTGAGCCGACCACGTCATTTATCAAAAGAGGCAGTGAAGCAGCTATCTCGAGCAGTTGAAAAGAGATCGAGGGATGCACCTGTCGGAGTCCCAAAAAGAAGCAAGCTGTGA